In the genome of Oncorhynchus mykiss isolate Arlee chromosome 18, USDA_OmykA_1.1, whole genome shotgun sequence, one region contains:
- the sgce gene encoding epsilon-sarcoglycan isoform X5, producing MGYPDRPGWLRYIQRTSHSDGVLYGSPTAEHVGKATIIEITAYNRRTFETARHNLVINIMSTEDYPLPYQAEFFIKNMNVEEMLASEVLGDFLGAVKNVWQPERLNAINITSALDRGGRVPLPINNLKEGVYVMVGADVQFSSCLREVENPHNQLRCSQEMEPVISCDKKFRAQFDIDWCKINLVDITKVVTIHSNRPDPGTGVLPDIGEYNPPSESLKSRDFFADFLITLAVPSAVAMVLFTILGYSMCCRREGVDKRNMQTPDIQLVHHSSIQKSTKELRSMSKNREISWPLSTLPVFSQSGEVVPPIHPDNYETTSMPLMQTQTNLQNQIQIPQQQPSGDRDNYCMSTFRRLEVNGIPEERKVAEALNL from the exons ATGGGCTACCCAGACCGGCCAGGCTGGCTGCGGTACATCCAGAGAACCTCACACAGCGATGGGGTGCTCTACGGATCCCCCACTGCAGAACACGTGGGCAAGGCCACCATCATAGAG ATTACTGCCTATAACAGACGCACTTTCGAAACGGCCCGGCACAACTTGGTCATAAACATCATGTCCACGGAAg actACCCACTGCCATACCAGGCAGAGTTCTTCATAAAGAACATGAATGTGGAGGAGATGTTGGCCAGCGAGGTTCTGGGAGACTTCCTTGGCGCAGTGAAGAACGTGTGGCAGCCCGAACGCCTCAACGCCATCAACATCACCTCAGCGCTGGACAGGGGCGGACGTGTTCCCCTGCCCATAAACAACCTCAAAGAGGG TGTGTATGTGATGGTGGGGGCAGACGTGCAGTTCTCTTCCTGCCTGAGGGAGGTGGAGAACCCCCACAACCAGCTGCGCTGCAGCCAGGAGATGGAGCCTGTCATCAGCTGTGACAAGAAGTTCAGGGCCCAGTTCGACATTGACTGGTGCAAGATCAACCTG gtGGACATCACCAAGGTGGTCACGATCCACAGTAACCGTCCGGACCCAGGTACAGGGGTTCTGCCTGACATCGGGGAGTACAACCCCCCATCAGAGTCTCTGAAGAGCAGGGACTTCTTTGCCGACTTCCTCATCACGTTGGCAGTGCCCTCGGCCGTGGCCATGGTCCTCTTCACCATCCTGGGTTACTCCATGTGCTGCCGGCGAGAAGGGGT GGATAAAAGAAACATGCAAACACCAGA taTCCAGTtagtacatcacagctccatccAAAAGTCGACCAAGGAGCTGCGGAGCATGTCTAAGAACAGGGAGATCTCCTGGCCCCTCTCCACCCTGCCTGTCTTCAGCCAAAGTGGGGAGGTGGTGCCCCCCATACACCCAGACAACTACGAGACAACCAGCATGCCGCTGATGCAGACACAGAC AAACCTGCAGAACCAGATTCAGATACCACAGCAACAGCCATCAG GAGATAGAGATAATTATTGTATGTCAACATTTCGGAGACTGGAG GTAAATGGTATTCCTGAGGAGAGGAAAGTGGCTGAAGCACTGAACTTGTGA
- the casd1 gene encoding N-acetylneuraminate 9-O-acetyltransferase isoform X1, with amino-acid sequence MMEDEKHMQVVAVAASEKPAPAMPHATTVAEFGVVDAPVCSAPYGSAASHLSACCHGGAKMAFLAYSLGKREINQYFSIKNAKLLSVAAVILLTLFHTVSRYYGGGDTCEWLLSSGRYLGETVWQPYGCMMHKYKNTEAKTCLAEKRVAFVGDSRIQQLFYSYIQIINPAQRADGRKHENILFEDRSASVNVDFLWYAEVNNSLKERLISWRKDPSIKPDVVIIGAATWSIKLHGGSSEALQQYRANLTAISLPLEQLAEDGEVYWVLQDPVHEEGLSDNRKMITNEQLELYNKVVLSTLNSNKKNSKARVRFLGASRQAAMETITQSADGLHLPESTRNVAAMVLMNAVCNKVLRPIDGSCCQALPAPSLLQKLTACVFLGSALVFLVLHALGHNRSWKSRPTPPDVESGEEKKPATAASPLNHKAPFQALCKMGLIMVYFYLCDRANVFMKEQKFYTHSTFFIPLIYMFVLGIFYSENSKETKLLNREQTDEWKGWMQLVILIYHISGASVFIPVYMHVRVLVAAYLFQTGYGHFSFFWLKGDFGLYRVCQVLFRLNFLVVVLCLVMDRPYQFYYFVPLVTFWFVVIYATMAMWPQILQKKANGSGMWHVGILVKLLGLLLFICFFAYSQGLFENIFSVWPISKLFELNGSIHEWWFRWKLDRFAIIHGMLFAFVYLVLQKCQGLSEEKGEPLFSTRISNILLLISVFSFMTYSIWASSCKNKTECNELHPYISGLQILAFILIRNIPGYSRSLYSSFFAWFGKISLELFICQYHIWLAADTKGILVLIPGNPSLNIIISTFIFVCVAHEISVITNDLAQVAIPKDGGALLRRLLAAGVFTLGLLLVSRSVEGNQGGGH; translated from the exons ATGATGGAAGATGAAAAGCATATGCAGGTGGTTGCAGTAGCAGCATCCGAGAAGCCCGCACCAGCCATGCCCCACGCAACAACAGTAGCGGAATTCGGAGTCGTGGACGCGCCGGTGTGCTCAGCCCCCTACGGCTCCGCTGCATCCCATCTGTCTgcttgttgtcatggaggagccAAGATGGCGTTCCTGGCCTATAGCCTAGGCAAACGGGAAATAAATCAGTATTTTAGCATTAAAAATGCTAAATTATTATCCGTCGCTGCCGTCATTCTACTCACCCTGTTTCACACCGTTTCTCGGTATTATGGAG gCGGAGACACGTGTGAGTGGCTGCTGTCCAGTGGGCGGTACCTAGGAGAGACCGTATGGCAGCCCTATGGCTGTATGATGCACAAATACAAAAATAC GGAAGCAAAGACTTGCCTTGCTGAGAAAAGGGTGGCCTTCGTTGGTGATTCTAGAATACAGCAGCTATTCTATTCATACATCCAAATAATCAACCCTGCACAAAGAGCAGATGGAAGGAAG CACGAGAACATTCTCTTTGAAGACAGGAGCGCTTCAGTCAATGTG GACTTCCTGTGGTATGCAGAAGTGAATAACTCTCTGAAGGAGCGCTTGATATCATGGAGAAAG GATCCTTCTATAAAACCAGATGTTGTCATCATCGGAGCTGCCAct TGGTCCATCAAGTTGCATGGGGGCAGCAGCGAGGCGCTGCAGCAGTACAGGGCTAACCTCACAGCCATCTCCTTGCCTCTGGAACAGCTGGCTGAGGATGGGGAGGTCTACTGGGTCTTACAGG acccTGTCCATGAGGAGGGTCTGAGTGACAACAGGAAGATGATCACTAACGAGCAGCTGGAGCTATACAACAAGGTGGTGCTCAGCACTCTGAACAGCAACAAGAAGAACTCCAAGGCCAGAGTCAGGTTCCTAGGCGCCTCACGCCAGGCTGCCATGGAAACAATCACCCAATCAGCTGACGGCCTACACCTTCCCGAGAGCACCCGGAACGTG GCTGCCATGGTGCTGATGAACGCTGTGTGTAACAAGGTCCTGCGGCCCATCGACGGCTCCTGCTGCCAGGCCCTGCCGGCCCCCAGCCTCCTCCAGAAACTGACGGCCTGTGTCTTCCTGGGCTCAGCCCTGGTCTTCCTGGTGCTCCATGCTCTGGGCCACAACAG GAGCTGGAAGTCCCGGCCCACGCCCCCCGACGTGGAGAGCGGCGAAGAGAAAAAGCCAGCCACGGCAGCATCTCCGCTCAACCACAAGGCTCCGTTCCAGGCCCTGTGTAAGATGGGCCTCATCATGGTTTACTTTTACCTATGTGACCGGGCCAACGTCTTCATGAAGGAGCAGAAGTTCTACACCCACTCCACCTTCTTCATCCCCCTCATCTATATGTTTGTCCTGGGGATCTTCTACAGTGAGAACAGCAAGGAG ACCAAGCTGCTGAACAGAGAGCAGACTGACGAGTGGAAGGGCTGGATGCAGCTGGTCATCCTCATCTACCACATATCTGGAGCCAGCGTT TTCATCCCCGTGTACATGCATGTCCGTGTCCTGGTGGCAGCCTACCTCTTCCAGACAGGATACGGACACTTCTCCTTCTTCTGGCTCAAAGGGGACTTTGGATTATACAGAGTGTGCCAG GTCCTGTTCCGTCTCAACTTCCTGGTGGTGGTGCTGTGTCTAGTGATGGACCGGCCGTACCAGTTCTACTACTTTGTGCCCCTGGTCACCTTCTGGTTCGTCGTCATCTACGCCACCATGGCCATGTGGCCCCAGATACTGCAGAAGAAAGCCAACG GTAGTGGGATGTGGCACGTTGGGATTCTAGTGAAGCTGCTTGGGCTACTCTTGTTCATCTGCTTCTTTGCTTATTCACAG gGGTTATTTGAGAACATTTTCTCAGTATGGCCCATCTCCAAGCTCTTTGAGCTGAATGGAAGCATTCATGAGTGGTGGTTTAGGTGGAAGCTGGATCGATTT GCCATTATCCATGGCATGCTGTTTGCCTTTGTCTACCTGGTACTACAGAAGTGCCAGGGCCTCTCCGAGGAGAAAGGAGAGCCTCTCTTCTCCACCAGGATCTCCAACATTCTACTCCTCATCTCTGTGTTCTCATTCATG ACCTACTCCATATGGGCCAGCAGCTGTAAAAACAAGACCGAGTGCAACGAGCTGCATCCCTACATCTCAGGACTCCAG ATCCTAGCCTTCATCTTAATCAGGAACATTCCCGGTTACTCCCGCTCTTTATACAGCTCATTCTTCGCATGGTTCGGGAAGATCTCCTTAGAG CTGTTCATCTGCCAGTACCACATCTGGCTGGCGGCGGACACCAAGGGCATCCTGGTGCTGATCCCAGGCAACCCCTCGCTCAACATCATCATCAGCACCTTCATCTTTGTGTGCGTGGCCCACGAGATCTCTGTGATCACCAACGACCTGGCCCAGGTGGCCATCCCCAAGGACGGGGGCGCCCTGCTCAGGAGGTTGCTTGCCGCCGGGGTCTTCACCCTGGGCCTACTGCTGGTGTCCAGGAGCGTTGAAGGGAACCAAGGAGGAGGCCACTGA
- the casd1 gene encoding N-acetylneuraminate 9-O-acetyltransferase isoform X3 — protein MEGRLPLTSIHDCSKHENILFEDRSASVNVDFLWYAEVNNSLKERLISWRKDPSIKPDVVIIGAATWSIKLHGGSSEALQQYRANLTAISLPLEQLAEDGEVYWVLQDPVHEEGLSDNRKMITNEQLELYNKVVLSTLNSNKKNSKARVRFLGASRQAAMETITQSADGLHLPESTRNVAAMVLMNAVCNKVLRPIDGSCCQALPAPSLLQKLTACVFLGSALVFLVLHALGHNRSWKSRPTPPDVESGEEKKPATAASPLNHKAPFQALCKMGLIMVYFYLCDRANVFMKEQKFYTHSTFFIPLIYMFVLGIFYSENSKETKLLNREQTDEWKGWMQLVILIYHISGASVFIPVYMHVRVLVAAYLFQTGYGHFSFFWLKGDFGLYRVCQVLFRLNFLVVVLCLVMDRPYQFYYFVPLVTFWFVVIYATMAMWPQILQKKANGSGMWHVGILVKLLGLLLFICFFAYSQGLFENIFSVWPISKLFELNGSIHEWWFRWKLDRFAIIHGMLFAFVYLVLQKCQGLSEEKGEPLFSTRISNILLLISVFSFMTYSIWASSCKNKTECNELHPYISGLQILAFILIRNIPGYSRSLYSSFFAWFGKISLELFICQYHIWLAADTKGILVLIPGNPSLNIIISTFIFVCVAHEISVITNDLAQVAIPKDGGALLRRLLAAGVFTLGLLLVSRSVEGNQGGGH, from the exons ATGGAAGGAAG gctcccattgacatcaatacaTGATTGCTCAAAG CACGAGAACATTCTCTTTGAAGACAGGAGCGCTTCAGTCAATGTG GACTTCCTGTGGTATGCAGAAGTGAATAACTCTCTGAAGGAGCGCTTGATATCATGGAGAAAG GATCCTTCTATAAAACCAGATGTTGTCATCATCGGAGCTGCCAct TGGTCCATCAAGTTGCATGGGGGCAGCAGCGAGGCGCTGCAGCAGTACAGGGCTAACCTCACAGCCATCTCCTTGCCTCTGGAACAGCTGGCTGAGGATGGGGAGGTCTACTGGGTCTTACAGG acccTGTCCATGAGGAGGGTCTGAGTGACAACAGGAAGATGATCACTAACGAGCAGCTGGAGCTATACAACAAGGTGGTGCTCAGCACTCTGAACAGCAACAAGAAGAACTCCAAGGCCAGAGTCAGGTTCCTAGGCGCCTCACGCCAGGCTGCCATGGAAACAATCACCCAATCAGCTGACGGCCTACACCTTCCCGAGAGCACCCGGAACGTG GCTGCCATGGTGCTGATGAACGCTGTGTGTAACAAGGTCCTGCGGCCCATCGACGGCTCCTGCTGCCAGGCCCTGCCGGCCCCCAGCCTCCTCCAGAAACTGACGGCCTGTGTCTTCCTGGGCTCAGCCCTGGTCTTCCTGGTGCTCCATGCTCTGGGCCACAACAG GAGCTGGAAGTCCCGGCCCACGCCCCCCGACGTGGAGAGCGGCGAAGAGAAAAAGCCAGCCACGGCAGCATCTCCGCTCAACCACAAGGCTCCGTTCCAGGCCCTGTGTAAGATGGGCCTCATCATGGTTTACTTTTACCTATGTGACCGGGCCAACGTCTTCATGAAGGAGCAGAAGTTCTACACCCACTCCACCTTCTTCATCCCCCTCATCTATATGTTTGTCCTGGGGATCTTCTACAGTGAGAACAGCAAGGAG ACCAAGCTGCTGAACAGAGAGCAGACTGACGAGTGGAAGGGCTGGATGCAGCTGGTCATCCTCATCTACCACATATCTGGAGCCAGCGTT TTCATCCCCGTGTACATGCATGTCCGTGTCCTGGTGGCAGCCTACCTCTTCCAGACAGGATACGGACACTTCTCCTTCTTCTGGCTCAAAGGGGACTTTGGATTATACAGAGTGTGCCAG GTCCTGTTCCGTCTCAACTTCCTGGTGGTGGTGCTGTGTCTAGTGATGGACCGGCCGTACCAGTTCTACTACTTTGTGCCCCTGGTCACCTTCTGGTTCGTCGTCATCTACGCCACCATGGCCATGTGGCCCCAGATACTGCAGAAGAAAGCCAACG GTAGTGGGATGTGGCACGTTGGGATTCTAGTGAAGCTGCTTGGGCTACTCTTGTTCATCTGCTTCTTTGCTTATTCACAG gGGTTATTTGAGAACATTTTCTCAGTATGGCCCATCTCCAAGCTCTTTGAGCTGAATGGAAGCATTCATGAGTGGTGGTTTAGGTGGAAGCTGGATCGATTT GCCATTATCCATGGCATGCTGTTTGCCTTTGTCTACCTGGTACTACAGAAGTGCCAGGGCCTCTCCGAGGAGAAAGGAGAGCCTCTCTTCTCCACCAGGATCTCCAACATTCTACTCCTCATCTCTGTGTTCTCATTCATG ACCTACTCCATATGGGCCAGCAGCTGTAAAAACAAGACCGAGTGCAACGAGCTGCATCCCTACATCTCAGGACTCCAG ATCCTAGCCTTCATCTTAATCAGGAACATTCCCGGTTACTCCCGCTCTTTATACAGCTCATTCTTCGCATGGTTCGGGAAGATCTCCTTAGAG CTGTTCATCTGCCAGTACCACATCTGGCTGGCGGCGGACACCAAGGGCATCCTGGTGCTGATCCCAGGCAACCCCTCGCTCAACATCATCATCAGCACCTTCATCTTTGTGTGCGTGGCCCACGAGATCTCTGTGATCACCAACGACCTGGCCCAGGTGGCCATCCCCAAGGACGGGGGCGCCCTGCTCAGGAGGTTGCTTGCCGCCGGGGTCTTCACCCTGGGCCTACTGCTGGTGTCCAGGAGCGTTGAAGGGAACCAAGGAGGAGGCCACTGA
- the casd1 gene encoding N-acetylneuraminate 9-O-acetyltransferase isoform X2: MEGRSLPVTHFPTRLPLTSIHDCSKHENILFEDRSASVNVDFLWYAEVNNSLKERLISWRKDPSIKPDVVIIGAATWSIKLHGGSSEALQQYRANLTAISLPLEQLAEDGEVYWVLQDPVHEEGLSDNRKMITNEQLELYNKVVLSTLNSNKKNSKARVRFLGASRQAAMETITQSADGLHLPESTRNVAAMVLMNAVCNKVLRPIDGSCCQALPAPSLLQKLTACVFLGSALVFLVLHALGHNRSWKSRPTPPDVESGEEKKPATAASPLNHKAPFQALCKMGLIMVYFYLCDRANVFMKEQKFYTHSTFFIPLIYMFVLGIFYSENSKETKLLNREQTDEWKGWMQLVILIYHISGASVFIPVYMHVRVLVAAYLFQTGYGHFSFFWLKGDFGLYRVCQVLFRLNFLVVVLCLVMDRPYQFYYFVPLVTFWFVVIYATMAMWPQILQKKANGSGMWHVGILVKLLGLLLFICFFAYSQGLFENIFSVWPISKLFELNGSIHEWWFRWKLDRFAIIHGMLFAFVYLVLQKCQGLSEEKGEPLFSTRISNILLLISVFSFMTYSIWASSCKNKTECNELHPYISGLQILAFILIRNIPGYSRSLYSSFFAWFGKISLELFICQYHIWLAADTKGILVLIPGNPSLNIIISTFIFVCVAHEISVITNDLAQVAIPKDGGALLRRLLAAGVFTLGLLLVSRSVEGNQGGGH; this comes from the exons ATGGAAGGAAG ATCTCTGCCCGTGACTCATTTTCCCACAAggctcccattgacatcaatacaTGATTGCTCAAAG CACGAGAACATTCTCTTTGAAGACAGGAGCGCTTCAGTCAATGTG GACTTCCTGTGGTATGCAGAAGTGAATAACTCTCTGAAGGAGCGCTTGATATCATGGAGAAAG GATCCTTCTATAAAACCAGATGTTGTCATCATCGGAGCTGCCAct TGGTCCATCAAGTTGCATGGGGGCAGCAGCGAGGCGCTGCAGCAGTACAGGGCTAACCTCACAGCCATCTCCTTGCCTCTGGAACAGCTGGCTGAGGATGGGGAGGTCTACTGGGTCTTACAGG acccTGTCCATGAGGAGGGTCTGAGTGACAACAGGAAGATGATCACTAACGAGCAGCTGGAGCTATACAACAAGGTGGTGCTCAGCACTCTGAACAGCAACAAGAAGAACTCCAAGGCCAGAGTCAGGTTCCTAGGCGCCTCACGCCAGGCTGCCATGGAAACAATCACCCAATCAGCTGACGGCCTACACCTTCCCGAGAGCACCCGGAACGTG GCTGCCATGGTGCTGATGAACGCTGTGTGTAACAAGGTCCTGCGGCCCATCGACGGCTCCTGCTGCCAGGCCCTGCCGGCCCCCAGCCTCCTCCAGAAACTGACGGCCTGTGTCTTCCTGGGCTCAGCCCTGGTCTTCCTGGTGCTCCATGCTCTGGGCCACAACAG GAGCTGGAAGTCCCGGCCCACGCCCCCCGACGTGGAGAGCGGCGAAGAGAAAAAGCCAGCCACGGCAGCATCTCCGCTCAACCACAAGGCTCCGTTCCAGGCCCTGTGTAAGATGGGCCTCATCATGGTTTACTTTTACCTATGTGACCGGGCCAACGTCTTCATGAAGGAGCAGAAGTTCTACACCCACTCCACCTTCTTCATCCCCCTCATCTATATGTTTGTCCTGGGGATCTTCTACAGTGAGAACAGCAAGGAG ACCAAGCTGCTGAACAGAGAGCAGACTGACGAGTGGAAGGGCTGGATGCAGCTGGTCATCCTCATCTACCACATATCTGGAGCCAGCGTT TTCATCCCCGTGTACATGCATGTCCGTGTCCTGGTGGCAGCCTACCTCTTCCAGACAGGATACGGACACTTCTCCTTCTTCTGGCTCAAAGGGGACTTTGGATTATACAGAGTGTGCCAG GTCCTGTTCCGTCTCAACTTCCTGGTGGTGGTGCTGTGTCTAGTGATGGACCGGCCGTACCAGTTCTACTACTTTGTGCCCCTGGTCACCTTCTGGTTCGTCGTCATCTACGCCACCATGGCCATGTGGCCCCAGATACTGCAGAAGAAAGCCAACG GTAGTGGGATGTGGCACGTTGGGATTCTAGTGAAGCTGCTTGGGCTACTCTTGTTCATCTGCTTCTTTGCTTATTCACAG gGGTTATTTGAGAACATTTTCTCAGTATGGCCCATCTCCAAGCTCTTTGAGCTGAATGGAAGCATTCATGAGTGGTGGTTTAGGTGGAAGCTGGATCGATTT GCCATTATCCATGGCATGCTGTTTGCCTTTGTCTACCTGGTACTACAGAAGTGCCAGGGCCTCTCCGAGGAGAAAGGAGAGCCTCTCTTCTCCACCAGGATCTCCAACATTCTACTCCTCATCTCTGTGTTCTCATTCATG ACCTACTCCATATGGGCCAGCAGCTGTAAAAACAAGACCGAGTGCAACGAGCTGCATCCCTACATCTCAGGACTCCAG ATCCTAGCCTTCATCTTAATCAGGAACATTCCCGGTTACTCCCGCTCTTTATACAGCTCATTCTTCGCATGGTTCGGGAAGATCTCCTTAGAG CTGTTCATCTGCCAGTACCACATCTGGCTGGCGGCGGACACCAAGGGCATCCTGGTGCTGATCCCAGGCAACCCCTCGCTCAACATCATCATCAGCACCTTCATCTTTGTGTGCGTGGCCCACGAGATCTCTGTGATCACCAACGACCTGGCCCAGGTGGCCATCCCCAAGGACGGGGGCGCCCTGCTCAGGAGGTTGCTTGCCGCCGGGGTCTTCACCCTGGGCCTACTGCTGGTGTCCAGGAGCGTTGAAGGGAACCAAGGAGGAGGCCACTGA